Proteins from a genomic interval of Nostoc sp. TCL240-02:
- a CDS encoding molybdopterin-binding protein — MPRKEQGWVTFQTSEDERKILEEFCEQSQRTKTEILRELVRSLTQHSSAAVLPSPQQEKREDIYYSQKPDIESTIPKKSLKVSSRNILKGVVKRVVYGAVNSEVTLEIIHKVELTSIITRASAEELELSEGKEAYAVIKSNDIVIARE, encoded by the coding sequence ATGCCAAGAAAAGAACAAGGATGGGTTACATTTCAAACCTCAGAGGACGAGCGGAAGATTCTAGAGGAGTTTTGCGAACAGTCTCAACGCACTAAGACTGAGATTTTGCGAGAACTTGTGCGTAGTCTCACTCAGCACTCTTCAGCAGCAGTATTACCATCACCTCAGCAGGAAAAACGGGAAGATATCTACTATAGTCAAAAACCTGACATAGAAAGTACTATTCCCAAGAAATCACTAAAAGTTAGCTCTCGTAATATTCTTAAAGGTGTTGTTAAACGAGTTGTTTATGGAGCAGTTAATAGTGAGGTAACTCTGGAAATTATTCATAAAGTAGAATTAACTTCAATTATCACCAGAGCTTCGGCAGAAGAGTTAGAACTATCTGAGGGAAAAGAAGCTTATGCAGTGATTAAGTCGAACGATATTGTGATTGCTAGAGAATAA